Proteins encoded in a region of the Solanum dulcamara chromosome 9, daSolDulc1.2, whole genome shotgun sequence genome:
- the LOC129904580 gene encoding uncharacterized protein At4g06598-like, which yields MESLNGSSSLKNFSFSNKQSIMDSTSPFLQSYVDSNMDGSKGKAKQTEGSSHHHRCNSESFLIEEQPSWLDDLLNEPPETTTVVHKGHRRSASDTFAYLGAAAERLNKWEEPKNKNVNIGASWGSVNYVSYKDLSAVSSDSKPNSSHEQKFNKAAQELNDAPSVSQEKHNMREINNSKTQEGSSERSNNAQAKHSMSKADAKRAKQQSAHRSRVRKLQHIAELERTVQALQAEGSELSAELEFVDQQNIILSMENRALRQRLDSLSQEQLIKHLEQEMLERELTRLQTMYQMQRQQMQQQHQQPQQQNHSKHRRNKSRDLEAQFANLSIKNNEASSSRVQVTGSVRM from the exons ATGGAGAGTTTAAATGGTTCATCAAGCTTGAAAAACTTCTCCTTTTCGAACAAGCAGTCGATCATGGACTCAACTTCTCCCTTTCTCCAATCCTATGTAGATTCAAACATGGATGGATCAAAGGGAAAAGCAAAGCAAACAGAGGGATCGAGTCACCATCATCGGTGTAACTCGGAGAGCTTTCTTATAGAGGAACAACCTTCTTGGCTTGATGACCTTTTGAATGAACCTCCAGAGACAACGACAGTTGTACACAAAGGTCATCGACGTTCAGCAAGTGACACTTTTGCATATTTAGGAGCAGCTGCAGAGAGGTTAAACAAGTGGGAAGAACCTAAAAATAAGAATGTAAATATAGGAGCTTCTTGGGGTTCAGTCAACTATGTGAGTTACAAAGATTTGAGTGCAGTTTCCTCTGATTCAAAGCCAAATTCTTCCCATGAGCAGAAATTTAATAAG GCTGCTCAGGAATTGAATGATGCACCATCTGTATCCCAGGAGAAGCATAACATGAGAGAGATCAATAATTCAAAAACCCAAGAGGGCTCTAGTGAAAGATCAAACAATGCACAAGCCAAACATTCCATGTCCAAGGCAGATGCAAAACGTGCTAAACA GCAATCTGCTCACCGATCACGTGTCAGGAAACTTCAGCACATAGCTGAACTTGAAAGAACAGTTCAAGCTCTACAG GCAGAAGGATCTGAGCTCTCTGCGGAGCTTGAATTTGTTGACCAACAGAACATTATACTGAGCATGGAGAATAGAGCGCTGAGGCAGCGTTTGGATAGCTTATCACAGGAGCAGCTCATCAAACATT TGGAGCAAGAGATGTTGGAGAGGGAGCTCACAAGGCTACAAACTATGTATCAGATGCAGAGGCAACAGATGCAACAACAGCATCAGCAGCCGCAACAGCAGAATCACTCTAAACATCGTCGAAACAAAAGCAGGGATCTTGAAGCACAATTTGCCAACCTTTCAATCAAGAACAATGAAGCCAGTTCCAGCAGGGTTCAGGTGACTGGTTCAGTCAGGATGTAA